A DNA window from Methylocystis heyeri contains the following coding sequences:
- a CDS encoding B12-binding domain-containing radical SAM protein yields the protein MSVQELSSNHPLNSDALSRPPEAHALPRRILCVFPRYEPSLGSLEYAYDITGALRAFMPPQGLLVIAAALPAGWEVRFVDENIRPARRSDFKWADAVFVSGMHVQRRRIDDIRRRAHKHGKPAVLGGPSVSACPEHYPLFDYLHIGELGDATQQLFERLARDCSRPKQQIAFVTGERTPLDEFPIPAYELVSFDNYFIGSIQFSSGCPYRCEFCDIPGLYGRVPRLKSPQRILTELDKLRACGLTTSVYFVDDNLIANRRALRELLPPLIEWQEKNSFPLSFAFEATLNIAKYEDLLQQLRLACFTTIFVGVETPEEDALAAIDKEQNLAMPIVEAVQRLNAHGLEVVAGIIVGLDTDGPDTAQRIIDFIDRSHIPMLTINLLQALPKTPLWDRLAGENRLCDDETRESNVVFKRSYEQTVECWRECLRYAYDPARLFARYELLTQHVFPNRRPRPRPPGQVTPKNIRNGFMMLFKICWKLGVIADYRRIFWAYAKPRIKRGQIADVISVGILAKHLITYARKACAGKLNASNYSARLK from the coding sequence ATGTCGGTCCAGGAACTCTCGAGCAACCACCCCCTGAACTCCGACGCTCTTTCGCGGCCGCCCGAAGCCCACGCCTTGCCGAGGCGCATACTTTGCGTTTTCCCACGCTATGAACCTTCGCTCGGCTCTCTCGAATACGCCTATGACATCACCGGCGCCTTGCGCGCCTTCATGCCTCCACAGGGTTTGCTGGTCATCGCCGCCGCCCTGCCTGCAGGCTGGGAGGTGCGCTTCGTCGACGAAAACATCAGGCCCGCGCGGCGCAGCGATTTCAAATGGGCCGACGCCGTCTTCGTCTCCGGCATGCATGTCCAGCGGCGCCGGATCGACGACATCCGTCGCCGCGCGCATAAACACGGCAAGCCCGCAGTTCTGGGCGGACCTTCGGTTTCCGCCTGCCCCGAACATTATCCGCTCTTCGACTATCTTCATATCGGGGAGCTCGGCGATGCGACGCAGCAGCTTTTCGAGCGCCTTGCGCGCGATTGCTCACGGCCGAAACAACAGATCGCCTTCGTCACCGGAGAACGCACTCCGCTCGATGAATTTCCGATTCCCGCTTACGAGCTCGTGAGCTTCGACAATTATTTCATCGGCTCGATCCAGTTCTCCAGCGGCTGCCCCTATCGCTGCGAGTTCTGCGACATTCCCGGCCTCTACGGCCGAGTGCCGCGATTGAAATCGCCGCAGCGCATCCTGACCGAACTCGACAAGCTGCGCGCCTGCGGCCTCACGACTTCGGTTTATTTCGTCGACGACAATCTCATCGCCAATCGCCGCGCTTTGCGCGAGCTGTTGCCGCCGTTGATCGAATGGCAGGAGAAAAACTCCTTTCCGCTCTCCTTCGCCTTCGAGGCGACGCTGAATATCGCCAAATATGAAGACCTCCTGCAGCAGCTCCGCCTCGCCTGCTTCACCACCATCTTCGTCGGCGTCGAGACGCCGGAGGAAGATGCGCTCGCCGCTATCGACAAAGAACAGAACCTGGCGATGCCGATCGTGGAAGCGGTGCAGCGGCTCAACGCCCATGGACTGGAGGTCGTCGCCGGCATCATCGTCGGCCTCGACACCGACGGTCCCGACACCGCGCAGCGCATCATCGACTTCATCGACCGCTCGCATATTCCGATGCTCACCATAAATCTGTTGCAGGCCCTCCCCAAAACGCCGCTATGGGACCGCCTCGCCGGCGAGAACCGCCTTTGCGACGACGAGACCAGAGAATCGAACGTGGTCTTCAAGCGGTCTTATGAGCAAACTGTCGAGTGCTGGCGCGAATGCCTGCGCTACGCCTATGACCCAGCGCGTCTGTTCGCGCGCTACGAGCTTCTGACCCAGCATGTATTTCCCAACCGGCGCCCACGCCCCCGCCCACCGGGTCAGGTGACGCCGAAGAACATCCGCAATGGCTTCATGATGTTGTTCAAGATCTGCTGGAAGCTGGGGGTCATCGCCGATTATCGGCGCATATTCTGGGCCTACGCCAAGCCGCGCATCAAGCGGGGCCAGATCGCCGACGTCATCAGCGTCGGCATACTCGCCAAACATCTGATCACCTACGCGCGCAAAGCCTGCGCCGGAAAACTCAACGCCTCGAACTATTCGGCGAGGCTGAAGTGA
- a CDS encoding PLP-dependent aminotransferase family protein: MLRPWDFSLSREIDPRSETPIYLQVVHALIQDIRRGRLLPGTILPSTRAMAEALGVNRKTIVLAYDDLIAQGWLETSGTRGTFVSDRLPEPVSLKARGEADAGPSRSPDFSFRAVPPPQIVYRESSCVTFDDGVPDHRLLVTSSLASAYRTALQSATRIGGMTYGDPMGSNELRQLIAEMLSTHRGMVTTPENICITRGSQMGIFLASRVLLSPGDVVLVEGLSYAPAREAFKAAGADVIGVRIDKDGLDVEEVEQLCLRRRVRVVYVTPHHQFPTTVSLKGDRRSRLLDLAGRFGFAVLEDDYDHEFHYQSQPLLPMASYAPHRTIYIGSTSKLLLPGLRVGYLAGPRDFVRSIANEAAVVDRQGNTVTELAVADLIKSGELRRHARKALQIYRTRREAFASSLQNAFGDAIEFEAPDGGLAFWVKFRDQAVLDEIEEKGASCGVKFLPSRCFATPPHCDRGLRLGFGSFGQGEAEEAIRKLRALADR, encoded by the coding sequence ATGCTGAGGCCCTGGGACTTCAGTCTCAGCCGAGAAATCGACCCGCGGAGCGAAACGCCCATCTACCTGCAGGTCGTCCATGCTCTCATCCAGGACATCAGGCGCGGCCGTCTGCTTCCGGGCACTATCCTGCCGAGCACGCGCGCGATGGCCGAGGCGCTCGGCGTAAATCGCAAGACGATCGTGCTCGCCTATGACGATCTGATCGCGCAAGGTTGGCTCGAAACGAGCGGTACGCGGGGAACGTTCGTTTCCGATCGTCTCCCGGAGCCAGTATCCTTGAAGGCGCGCGGCGAGGCCGACGCCGGACCGTCCCGTTCGCCGGATTTTTCGTTTCGGGCCGTTCCACCGCCCCAAATCGTATATCGAGAAAGCTCCTGCGTCACATTTGACGACGGCGTTCCAGATCATCGCTTGCTGGTGACAAGCTCCTTGGCCAGCGCCTATCGCACGGCGCTTCAAAGCGCGACGCGCATCGGGGGCATGACCTACGGCGATCCTATGGGGTCGAACGAATTGCGGCAGCTGATCGCGGAGATGCTTTCGACGCATCGTGGAATGGTCACGACGCCGGAAAACATTTGCATCACACGCGGGAGCCAAATGGGGATTTTTCTGGCCAGCAGGGTTTTATTGTCTCCCGGAGACGTCGTGCTGGTCGAGGGTCTGAGCTATGCTCCAGCGCGCGAAGCGTTCAAGGCGGCCGGCGCCGATGTGATCGGGGTAAGAATAGATAAGGACGGTCTCGATGTGGAGGAGGTGGAGCAGCTATGTCTGCGACGCCGGGTGCGCGTGGTTTACGTAACGCCTCATCACCAGTTCCCGACCACGGTTTCGCTCAAGGGAGATCGTCGCTCGCGACTGCTCGATCTTGCCGGCCGGTTCGGTTTTGCGGTTCTGGAGGACGACTACGATCACGAATTCCATTACCAGAGCCAGCCGCTGCTTCCCATGGCGAGTTATGCGCCGCACCGAACGATTTACATCGGCTCGACTTCGAAACTGCTGCTGCCCGGGCTTCGCGTTGGATATCTGGCGGGTCCGAGAGACTTCGTTCGCTCGATCGCCAACGAGGCGGCTGTCGTCGACAGGCAGGGCAACACCGTAACCGAGCTCGCCGTGGCGGATCTGATCAAATCGGGCGAATTACGACGCCACGCCCGCAAGGCTCTACAAATATATCGTACGCGTCGAGAGGCGTTCGCATCATCGCTGCAAAATGCATTTGGCGACGCCATCGAATTCGAGGCGCCCGACGGCGGCTTGGCGTTTTGGGTAAAATTTAGAGATCAGGCCGTTCTCGACGAGATCGAAGAAAAAGGCGCTTCCTGTGGCGTCAAATTCCTCCCCTCCCGGTGCTTTGCAACGCCGCCTCACTGCGACAGGGGATTACGCTTGGGGTTTGGGAGCTTTGGACAGGGCGAGGCTGAAGAGGCAATTCGCAAACTGCGGGCTCTGGCGGATCGCTGA
- a CDS encoding SH3 domain-containing protein — translation MSSKMLSILAGIAFVASATSAFAFDAQVTRATPLRTHASPHAGVIEVVPANSIIDMQRCARGWCEASYDGRMGYVYTPVLMNGEPSTPGPTPFEVITAPVTVPVTVVGAAVGAAANVIAPPAHSY, via the coding sequence ATGTCGTCGAAAATGCTTTCCATCCTCGCCGGGATCGCTTTCGTCGCAAGCGCAACTTCGGCTTTCGCATTCGACGCCCAGGTGACGCGGGCCACGCCTCTGCGCACGCACGCCTCGCCACATGCCGGCGTCATCGAAGTGGTTCCGGCCAATTCGATCATCGACATGCAGCGCTGCGCGCGCGGCTGGTGCGAGGCCTCCTATGACGGGCGCATGGGCTATGTCTATACGCCCGTTCTCATGAACGGCGAGCCTTCGACGCCTGGCCCGACCCCGTTCGAGGTGATCACGGCGCCCGTCACTGTGCCGGTAACCGTGGTAGGCGCGGCGGTCGGCGCCGCAGCCAATGTGATCGCGCCGCCGGCTCACTCCTATTGA
- the cydB gene encoding cytochrome d ubiquinol oxidase subunit II, with product MQVPLEYDTLRVIWWALLGVLLIGFAVFDGFDLGTAMLLPVLGRNDEERRILINSVGPVWEGNQVWFILGGGASFAAWPPVYAASFSGFYVAMFLTLVALILRPVAFKFRGKIDRPLWRSFWDYALFVGGFVPTLIFGVAFGNLLQGVPFIIEPDMRAVYKGGFFELLNPFALLCGLLSLAMIAMHGAAFLYMKAGEKVAHRAGVAGYYAALATFALFAVGGVCAWFFLSGYAITSEIAPNAPSNPLHKTVTTGVGLWMENYRARPWMLAAPILGLIGPLAAARLLRLQRERVAFLASALSVSGVVATAGFAMFPFIMPSSLEPAHSLTVWDASSSRTTLLIMLIAVLVLLPIVLAYTAWVYRVLRGRIDARFLEKGGHAY from the coding sequence GTGCAGGTCCCTCTGGAATATGACACGCTGCGCGTCATCTGGTGGGCGCTGCTGGGCGTCCTGCTGATCGGCTTTGCGGTTTTCGACGGTTTCGACCTCGGAACGGCGATGCTGCTCCCCGTCCTCGGCCGCAACGACGAAGAGCGGCGCATTCTCATCAATTCGGTCGGCCCTGTATGGGAAGGAAACCAGGTCTGGTTCATCCTCGGCGGAGGGGCGTCCTTCGCCGCCTGGCCGCCGGTCTACGCCGCGTCCTTCTCCGGCTTTTACGTCGCCATGTTCCTCACGCTGGTCGCGCTGATCCTGCGGCCGGTGGCGTTCAAGTTCCGGGGCAAGATCGACCGCCCGCTGTGGCGCTCGTTCTGGGATTATGCGCTGTTCGTCGGCGGATTCGTCCCGACATTGATTTTCGGCGTCGCCTTCGGAAATCTGCTGCAGGGCGTTCCCTTCATCATCGAACCCGACATGCGCGCGGTCTACAAGGGCGGCTTCTTTGAATTGCTCAATCCCTTCGCCCTGCTTTGCGGCCTCCTCAGCCTGGCCATGATCGCGATGCACGGCGCAGCATTCCTCTATATGAAGGCGGGCGAGAAAGTCGCCCACCGCGCCGGAGTCGCCGGCTATTACGCCGCGCTGGCGACATTCGCGCTTTTCGCCGTCGGCGGCGTCTGCGCCTGGTTCTTCCTGAGCGGCTACGCCATAACGAGCGAAATCGCTCCCAATGCACCGTCCAACCCTTTGCATAAGACGGTGACGACCGGCGTCGGCTTGTGGATGGAGAACTACCGCGCCCGGCCGTGGATGCTGGCCGCGCCGATCCTCGGCCTCATCGGGCCTCTGGCGGCGGCGAGGCTGCTGCGACTGCAGCGCGAGCGTGTCGCCTTTCTGGCCAGCGCGCTGTCGGTCTCCGGCGTCGTCGCAACAGCGGGCTTCGCCATGTTTCCCTTCATCATGCCGTCTTCTCTGGAGCCGGCCCATAGCCTCACCGTCTGGGACGCCTCCTCCAGCCGGACGACTTTGCTCATCATGCTCATCGCCGTGCTGGTCCTGCTGCCGATCGTGCTCGCCTACACGGCCTGGGTCTATCGCGTGCTCAGGGGCCGGATCGACGCGCGCTTTCTCGAAAAAGGCGGGCACGCCTACTGA
- a CDS encoding restriction endonuclease, with translation MPRRPEPSSAIAACVAWILFFLVAAGFFWPRAPGLACMGLSFAGLLHLAVLSYEEVTQAKFDEDMSPIEFEHYCAQVLREMKWDARVTQASGDQGVDIIADKRGRRIVVQCKKYSKPVGNRAVQEIVAAIAHVDAERGVVVATCDYTPAAQRLAASNDVLLLRHTELRKIDRLLTR, from the coding sequence ATGCCGCGCCGCCCGGAGCCAAGCAGCGCAATTGCGGCCTGCGTCGCATGGATCCTGTTCTTCCTCGTCGCCGCCGGCTTTTTTTGGCCGCGCGCGCCGGGCCTCGCCTGCATGGGTCTTTCTTTCGCGGGGCTGCTTCATCTTGCGGTGCTGTCATATGAAGAGGTCACGCAGGCGAAATTCGACGAAGATATGAGTCCGATAGAGTTCGAGCATTATTGCGCGCAAGTGCTGCGCGAAATGAAATGGGATGCGCGCGTCACCCAGGCGAGCGGCGACCAGGGCGTCGACATCATCGCGGACAAGCGGGGGCGGCGCATTGTGGTGCAATGCAAGAAATACTCGAAGCCCGTCGGCAACAGGGCGGTGCAGGAGATCGTCGCCGCCATAGCGCATGTAGACGCCGAGCGCGGCGTGGTCGTCGCCACCTGCGACTATACGCCGGCTGCGCAGCGGCTCGCGGCTTCCAACGACGTTCTGCTCCTGCGCCATACCGAGCTGCGCAAAATCGACCGGCTGCTGACGCGGTGA
- a CDS encoding DUF5996 family protein: MNSATEAEIWPDLPYAQWRDACATLQLWTQIVGKIRLSLTPWLNHSWHVTLYVTSRGLGTSPIPFDCRSFEISFDFIDHKLRMETSDGQQSEHPLRPQSVSEFYFAVLEGLAELGIDVRINQWPNEVPQRIRFSADKTHIAYDPEYAHRFWRILLQADRVLKLFRTGFTGKCSPVHFFWGSFDLAVTRFSGRRAPLHPGGVPNLPDEVAREAYSHEVSSAGFWPGGAPLEFPAFYSYAYPEPAGFRETVIRPDAAFYSEELREFVLPYDAVRAATSPEETLLAFLQSSYDAAAACGNWDRKALECLPGRIGVPTRPGFPPN; the protein is encoded by the coding sequence ATGAATTCGGCGACCGAGGCTGAAATCTGGCCCGATCTTCCTTACGCGCAATGGCGTGACGCTTGCGCGACGCTTCAGCTCTGGACCCAGATCGTCGGCAAGATCCGGCTTTCCCTCACTCCCTGGCTCAACCACTCATGGCATGTGACGCTTTATGTGACCTCCCGCGGCCTCGGCACCTCCCCCATTCCGTTCGATTGCCGCAGCTTCGAGATCTCATTCGATTTCATCGATCACAAGCTGCGCATGGAAACGAGCGACGGGCAGCAATCGGAGCATCCGCTGCGGCCTCAATCGGTGTCGGAGTTCTATTTTGCTGTGCTCGAGGGACTGGCGGAGCTCGGGATAGACGTAAGAATCAACCAGTGGCCCAATGAAGTTCCGCAGCGAATTCGCTTCAGCGCGGACAAGACGCATATCGCCTATGATCCCGAATATGCGCATCGCTTCTGGAGGATCCTGCTGCAGGCTGATCGCGTGTTGAAACTGTTCCGCACCGGCTTCACCGGCAAATGCAGCCCGGTCCATTTCTTCTGGGGCAGCTTCGATCTGGCGGTGACGCGGTTTTCGGGCCGTCGTGCGCCGCTCCATCCCGGCGGCGTTCCAAATCTCCCCGACGAGGTCGCGCGCGAAGCCTATTCTCATGAAGTGAGCAGCGCCGGCTTTTGGCCGGGCGGCGCGCCGCTGGAGTTCCCGGCGTTTTATTCCTACGCCTATCCCGAGCCCGCGGGGTTCCGCGAGACCGTCATCCGCCCCGACGCAGCCTTCTACAGCGAAGAGCTGCGCGAGTTCGTTCTGCCCTATGATGCCGTTCGCGCCGCGACGTCGCCAGAAGAGACGCTGCTCGCTTTTTTGCAAAGCAGCTATGACGCCGCCGCAGCTTGCGGGAACTGGGATCGAAAGGCGCTGGAATGCCTGCCGGGCAGAATAGGCGTTCCAACCCGGCCCGGCTTTCCACCAAATTAG
- a CDS encoding cytochrome ubiquinol oxidase subunit I gives MSVVDLSRLQFALTALYHFLFVPLTLGLSVLLGIMESVYVMTGRRIWRDMTVFWGILFGINFAMGVATGITMEFQFGMNWSYYSQYVGDVFGAPLAIEGLMAFFLEATFIGLFFFGWDRLSKPGHLAVTWCVALGSNFSALWILVANAWMQNPVGSRFNPDTVRMEVTDFLAVIFNPVAQSKFVHTVAAGYVTGAMFVLSIGAYYLLRGRHVELARRSITVAASFGLASALSVVVLGDESGYVTTQNQKAKLAAIEAMWRTEPAPAAFTIFGIPDQDKHETRYALEAPWALGLIATRSLTQAIPGIFDLVDDAKLRIGRGVEAYRAMLSLQSDPANQAARRTIAMRQRDLGYAMLLRRYVDDPTRANADDINRAAWDTIPNVPALFWSFRIMVAIGFYFIALFAYAFVVAARRRLDRRKGLLRLALWSLPLPWIAAELGWIVAEYGRQPWIIEGVLPTFLAASPIAASNIWLSLAGFVVFYTALLVVDLYLLAKYVRLGPSESWLVPDLATRLAPPGGVEMEPRTLHHPSLERMEPKGAGPSGI, from the coding sequence ATGAGCGTCGTCGATCTCTCTCGCCTGCAATTCGCCCTCACCGCGCTTTATCATTTTCTCTTTGTGCCGCTGACGCTGGGTCTTTCGGTGCTCCTCGGCATAATGGAAAGCGTCTATGTCATGACCGGCCGGCGCATCTGGCGCGACATGACGGTTTTCTGGGGCATTCTCTTCGGCATCAATTTCGCCATGGGCGTCGCTACGGGCATCACCATGGAGTTCCAGTTCGGCATGAACTGGTCCTATTATTCCCAATATGTCGGCGATGTCTTCGGCGCGCCCCTGGCCATAGAAGGCTTGATGGCCTTTTTTCTCGAAGCCACTTTCATCGGACTGTTCTTTTTCGGCTGGGACCGCCTCAGCAAGCCCGGACATCTCGCCGTCACCTGGTGCGTCGCCCTTGGCTCCAACTTTTCGGCGCTGTGGATACTGGTGGCCAACGCATGGATGCAGAATCCCGTCGGCAGCCGCTTCAATCCCGACACGGTGCGGATGGAGGTCACGGATTTTCTCGCCGTCATCTTCAATCCGGTGGCCCAGTCGAAATTCGTTCACACCGTCGCCGCGGGCTATGTCACCGGAGCGATGTTCGTGCTCTCGATCGGCGCCTATTATCTACTGCGCGGCCGCCATGTCGAACTCGCCAGAAGATCCATCACGGTAGCCGCTTCGTTCGGCCTCGCGTCGGCCCTTTCGGTCGTCGTTCTGGGCGACGAAAGCGGCTATGTGACGACTCAGAACCAGAAAGCGAAGCTCGCCGCTATCGAGGCCATGTGGCGCACGGAGCCGGCGCCAGCGGCTTTCACCATCTTCGGAATTCCCGATCAGGACAAGCATGAGACGCGCTATGCGCTGGAGGCGCCCTGGGCGCTCGGCCTCATCGCGACACGCTCCCTGACACAGGCCATTCCCGGCATCTTCGACCTCGTCGACGACGCCAAGCTCCGGATCGGCCGCGGCGTCGAGGCCTACCGGGCGATGCTGTCTCTGCAGAGCGATCCCGCGAACCAGGCCGCGCGCAGAACGATCGCCATGCGCCAGCGCGATCTCGGATACGCCATGCTGCTGCGCCGCTACGTCGACGATCCGACCCGCGCGAACGCCGACGACATAAACCGCGCGGCGTGGGACACCATTCCCAATGTGCCGGCGCTGTTCTGGTCCTTCCGCATCATGGTCGCCATCGGCTTTTATTTCATCGCGCTTTTCGCTTACGCCTTCGTTGTGGCCGCGCGGCGGCGGCTCGATCGGCGCAAGGGACTGCTGCGCCTCGCGCTCTGGTCCCTGCCCCTCCCCTGGATCGCTGCGGAACTCGGCTGGATCGTCGCCGAATATGGCCGTCAGCCATGGATCATCGAAGGCGTGCTGCCGACGTTTCTCGCGGCGTCGCCGATAGCGGCCTCCAACATATGGCTGAGCCTCGCCGGCTTCGTCGTTTTCTACACCGCGCTGCTCGTCGTCGATCTCTATCTGCTCGCAAAATACGTCCGCCTGGGGCCGAGCGAGAGCTGGCTCGTTCCCGATCTTGCAACGCGGCTGGCGCCGCCCGGCGGAGTCGAGATGGAGCCGAGGACGCTACATCACCCGAGTCTCGAGAGAATGGAGCCGAAAGGTGCAGGTCCCTCTGGAATATGA
- a CDS encoding c-type cytochrome — protein sequence MRFLGGFLAALFIVAAAAALVGAAYNVAASSPDTPLEYNILHAIMRNSVEMRAGDDIQRTWTEEEIGKGFGEYNEMCVICHAAPGKERSSISKGMLPQPPLLAEAARTWTNSQLFWIVRNGVRMTGMPSFGVTHSDERIWNIVGFIRRLPQMSPEEFRAMESKYKGMERDEAGREHH from the coding sequence ATGAGATTTCTGGGCGGATTTTTAGCCGCGCTTTTCATCGTCGCCGCAGCCGCGGCCCTTGTCGGCGCCGCCTACAACGTGGCCGCATCGTCGCCGGACACGCCTCTGGAATACAACATCCTCCACGCGATCATGCGCAACTCGGTCGAGATGCGCGCAGGCGACGATATCCAACGAACATGGACCGAAGAGGAAATCGGCAAGGGATTCGGCGAATATAACGAGATGTGCGTGATCTGCCACGCCGCGCCGGGAAAGGAACGCAGCTCCATAAGCAAGGGCATGCTTCCCCAGCCGCCGCTCCTCGCCGAAGCCGCCAGGACCTGGACCAATTCGCAACTCTTCTGGATCGTCAGAAATGGCGTGCGGATGACGGGCATGCCCTCCTTCGGCGTCACTCACAGCGACGAGCGGATCTGGAACATCGTCGGCTTCATCCGTCGGCTGCCGCAGATGTCTCCTGAGGAATTCCGCGCGATGGAAAGCAAATACAAAGGAATGGAACGGGACGAAGCAGGCCGCGAACATCATTAG